The sequence AGACGCAAGTGATGCGGCAGACGCAAGTGATGCGGCAGACGCAAGTGATGCGGCAGACGCAAGTGATGCGGCAGACGCAAGTGATGTCACAGACCCACTCGACGACTGCGACGGCAACGTGGCCTGGGTTGGTGATGGGTATTGCGACTCCACAAACAATACTGAGCAGTGTTTTTACGATGGTGGTGACTGCTGTGAAAGCACCTGCGTAGACGGTTCTTTTAGCTGCGGCGCTACAAGCTTCGATTGCGTTGACCCGAACGCACCAGAGGGAGATCCTTGCTTTGATGTTGTGTGCGAAGAGCCACCCGCTCCAAGCTGCGATGGCAACTCCATCATCGATTCGGCGTCATCTGGTGAATGCATTGAAGGTGATTGCTACTACATGGAAACCGCAACAGATTGCGGTGATGACACATGCTGGGATGGCGTGTGCTTAGACGGCTCTGATCCTTGCGTTGGCGTACTTTGCGAAGCGCCGCCCGAGCCTTATTGCGATGGTAACACCGCTTATACTTACGGGCCTCAGGGTTATTGCGATGAGTCCGGAGAATGCGTTTATGGGTTAACCGATATCGAAGAATGTGCCGAAGGCTTCAGTTGCGAAGCAGGTGCATGCGTTGACGACGACCCCTTCGCTAACTGCGGCGGTAACACCACCTGGATTGGAGATGGCTTCTGCGATAGCTCCACCAACAATTCAGAGTGCGGATGGGACGGCGGAGATTGTTGTGAAACAACATGTGTGGACGGCCCTCAATATACCTGCGGACAAGTTGGCTTTGACTGCCTCGACCCAAGCACCCCCGACAGCGACCCATGCTTTGAAGTTGCTTGCGAAGAGCCACCCGCTCCAAGCTGCGATGGCAATGAAGTCCTAAGCTTTGATGCTTCCGGAGCGTGTTTTGAGGGTGTATGCGAGTACCTTGAGTACAGAACAGATTGCGGAGACGAGGCACTGTGTACCAACGGCGAGTGCGTTGATGCAGCAGACCCTTGTGCGGGCGTTGAATGTAACGAAATCCCTGCAAACTATTGTGATGGAAACACCGCGGTGACTTACGGCGAGACCGGAGCTTGCTACGACGGCGTGTGCGATTTCGGTGAAACCATCACAGCTTGCGACGCAGGGTTCACATGTACCGACGGAGCATGCATCGAAGACGATCCATTCCCTGATTGCGGTGGCAACCTAACATGGCTTGGTGATGGTTATTGCGACTCAAGTAATAACAACGAAGGCTGTGGTTTTGACGGAGGCGATTGCTGCGAATCCACCTGCGTAAACGGAACCTATACCTGCGGCGTCATGGGCTTTACATGTCTTGACCCGGGAGCATCCGAGAACGACCCATGCGTGGGTGTGGACTGTACTGAAGCACCCGCAGATATTTGCGATGGGAATGAAGTGGTTAGCTTTGCTCCCGGCGGAACCTGCGATGCAGGAGACTGTTCATTCGAGGAAGCCAGTCGTACCGATTGCGGTGAGGATGCACTGTGCACCAACGGTGAATGTGTTGATGCAGCGGACCCGTGCGCCGGTGTTGAATGCTTCGAGCCACCTGCTTCGTATTGCGATGGCAACACACTCGTATCGTACCTCGCCGCAGGATCCTGTGTTGACGGAACTTGCGAATACACCACAGAAGAATCAGATTGCGGCGATGTTGCATTCTGCAACATGGGTGTTTGTGAGCCGTTTAACAATGTTCAGGTTTTGGTGAGTTCGGATACATACGGCTCAGAAATCAGTTGGTTTATTGAAGACTCTGAAGGCAACCCGATAACCGAAACCTACGGCATTACAAGTAACACCGACGAGGAATACATCTACAGCTTAACGCCGGGTTCTTACTGCGTGATGGTAAGTGACAGTTACGGCGACGGCGGTCTTTCGGGCACGGTCACCGTGGACGATGGCGAAGGCGTTTCTTGGGAGTCCGGTTCAGGTGCCGCTACCCAGGATTACACAACAGCTGGAGAATTTTGCTTTACTGTCGGCGAGGCTCAACCTCCCGTCGACTTAAGTGAGTGCGAAAACAATGGCGGCAACCTCGGATGGGTTGGCGATGGCTACTGTGATGGTACCAATAATATTCCTTCATGTGGTTTCGATGGCGGTGATTGCTGCGCAGACACGAACCCAAGTTGTGCGGAGTCCTCTGTCTATCCATGTGACTGTCAGACTGATGATGGTGATGGCGGTGACGGTGGTGACGGTGGTGACGGCGGTGACGGCGGTGATGGCGGCGATGGCGGCGATGGCGGTGATGGCGGCGATGAATTGACGTGTACAGATACCGATAACGGTGCTACGGATTCCTACGGTGATGCTTGCGCGGCCTACAACGATTTCCCAAGCTGGTGCGGTGGCTATGACGATGATGACTTCGACTCCACGGCCATGTGCTGTATCTGCGGTGGTGGTGAGACAAGCGGCGGTGATGGCGGTGATGGTGGTGATGGCGGTGATGGTGGTGATGGTGGTGATGGTGGTGATGGTGGTGATGGTGGTGACGGCGACGCCTTCGATCAAGCGGAGTGTGAGGCTGCCGGAGGTAACCTCTCATACCTGGGCGATGGTTGGTGCGATAGCGGGGCTAATAATACAGATGCCTGCGGATTTGACGGAGGAGATTGCTGCGAATCAACATGTAACCCTGAAGCTTCCTACACTTGTGGCTCAGCCGGTTACGAATGCGCAGATCCTAACGCCTCAGAAAACAGCGGCGGTGGTGGCGAGCTTGCTCAGTGCGGAGAAGGTCTCTATTGCAGCCCATTAACGGGGCTCAACGATGGCGGCTCCAACGGCTGTGTGACTGAAGCAGGTGATCCACCAGACGACGCTATCCTTTGCGATGACGACAGCCCTTGTGAAGACGCCAACTCAGTGTGCGTCCCACTGACTGAAAACTTCGGAGCCTGTATTCAGCTCTGCGAAGCCGATGACAATGAGAGCAGCTGTGAAGCGCAAGGCCTGATGGAGGACTGCTCTGGTATGTGTTTCTCAGAAGACACTTGCGATGGTGGATGCTCAACTTGGCTAGGCGATGAGTTTTGCGATGATGGAACTTTTGGCGTGAATTTTAACTGCGAAGCATGGAACTTCGATGGAGGAGCCTGCGAGCCAGCAGACTACCCTGCCTGCGCAGATGGCTTGCAATGTGCCGCGGCAGGTACTGGCAATGGCGCTGGATTTTGCATCACTGAAGATTCCGATCCACCAGCAGATGCCGCTGCTTGTGATACCGATAATCCATGTGCAGACGGCTACAACTGCGACACAATCTACAACGTGTGCCTCCAGTGGTGTACGGAAGATGGCGGTGGTGACGGCGGCGATACCGGAGGTGACGGTGGCGACGAACTAACTTGCTCCGACACCGACAACGGTGCGGAGGATGCTTATGGCGATGCGTGTGCGGCCTACAACGACTTCCCAAGCTGGTGCGGCGGCTACGACGATGATGACTTCGACTCTGTGGCCATGTGCTGCGTATGTGGTGGTGGTCAAAGTGGTTAACACACTTCGGGTCTAGAAAAAATCAGGAACTCTAAGGTGCGCCAAGCGGCGCACCTTTTTTTTATCCAGCGAATAAAGACATCTGGTGACCCGATTTTTCGGGGCGCTCAAACAAATCAGTTCTTAGATTTCGTTGTGTCTTATTCAAGCCAAAGCGCTTAACTCCAGCGGCAAACCTTTTCCCAATAAGTTCAGCGTAAGGTCCACTGCCGTGCATCCTTGAATCATACTCCGCAGTATTGAGCGCCCCTCCCCTAATTCCTCGAATGCCATTCAACACTTTCTGAGCGCGCTCAGGATAATTGGCATCGAGCCAGCTCTCAAAAAGACCTTTGAGTTCATGGGGTAGACGCAGCATTGTATAACCGGCATGGGTTGCGCCAGCTTCGGAGGCGGCTTCAAGAATCCGCTCCATCTCCCAATCATTTAATCCTGGTATCATTGGCGAGGTCAGTACTCCTGTTGATACACCAATCTCACTCAGAACTCCCAGTACTCTCAATCTTCCACCAGGAGAAGATGCTCTCGGCTCCATCCGGCGTGCAAGTTCTGAGTCCAAAGTGGTTACCGATAAATAAACATGAACCAGATCTTGCTTAGCCAAAGCTTCAAGTAAATCTGAATCGCGGAGTATTGTTGTGGACTTCGTAATAATGCTGACTGGGTGGCGATACTCTAAAAATACCTCGAGTAAATCACGTGTGATCCACAGCTTTTTCTCAGTGGGCTGGTAGGGATCGGTATTGGCTCCCAGTGCAATCACTTCTGGTACATACGAGGGGTGTTCAAAGGCCTCTCGCAACAAATCACCAGCGTCCGGCTTGCTAAATATCTGGGTCTCAAAATCAAGACCGGGGCTCAGCCCGAGGTAACTGTGGCTCGGCCTCGCGAAGCAATAAACGCAGCCATGCTCGCAGCCCTTATACGGGTTAACCGAACGACCAAAGGGTATATCCGGCGAGTCATTTGTGGAGATAATCCTGCAAGTTTTTTCGGGCCGAACGACAGTATCCAGCCGCGGCTCCGGCTCATCACAGGTCGACCAACCGTCATCTACTGGCACAGTCTGTAGTTTTTCAAATCGCCCTGCGGGGTTGGTCACGGCGCCCCTTCCCTTGATACGTGTTTGGCTGATGCGTTCCATGGTCCCTCCTGGCACTGAACACATTTACAGTATCACCTTTATAAGTTCGCGCAAGTGATTAAAATCACAGAGTTGTAGGTAAGCTCCACACATTCTCCACATCCAAGCCTTAAGTCAGTAAGGGCAAGAGGAAAGCAGTGGGTTTCCTCCTCCCCATCGCAACAAAACAATAACTTCAGGTCGCCTTCTAGATATTCGGCGACTGATGATATGGACCCGAGCCATGGCACCAAAAACGCAAGATTCTCCAGTGGAACAATTCTTTCGCAACATGACCGCGAAAATTTTGGAACATCGTCTACTGACCCTCACGGCTTTGGCCATTATCAGTGGTGTATTCATCAGCGGATTTCCACAAATCACCATCAATAACTCCAACAGCCAGTGGTTTGAAGACAGTGATCCCACGATTACGCGGTACGAAAAATTTCAAGAATACTACGGAACCGACAAGTTTATCTACCTTCTCCTCGACACGCCCGGCGGTAAAGCCTTCAGCCCGGAGACTCTCAGTCAACTCCGAGACATTGAAAGCATGCTGCGCACCATT comes from Deltaproteobacteria bacterium and encodes:
- a CDS encoding PA0069 family radical SAM protein — its product is MERISQTRIKGRGAVTNPAGRFEKLQTVPVDDGWSTCDEPEPRLDTVVRPEKTCRIISTNDSPDIPFGRSVNPYKGCEHGCVYCFARPSHSYLGLSPGLDFETQIFSKPDAGDLLREAFEHPSYVPEVIALGANTDPYQPTEKKLWITRDLLEVFLEYRHPVSIITKSTTILRDSDLLEALAKQDLVHVYLSVTTLDSELARRMEPRASSPGGRLRVLGVLSEIGVSTGVLTSPMIPGLNDWEMERILEAASEAGATHAGYTMLRLPHELKGLFESWLDANYPERAQKVLNGIRGIRGGALNTAEYDSRMHGSGPYAELIGKRFAAGVKRFGLNKTQRNLRTDLFERPEKSGHQMSLFAG